In Gossypium arboreum isolate Shixiya-1 chromosome 3, ASM2569848v2, whole genome shotgun sequence, the sequence AAAATTGTGACTCGGGAAAGTCGATTGCAGAGCGATGCAAGTTTGCAAATCTCTCTTCCTTGAAATCATAACTTACAACCTGATTCAAATGCAATAGGATTAGGATTAATTTTCTTTCTGAAACTTGAAAGTAGCAAGTACATATCACAAAAAACCTCCGGATAAGAAAACACAAATAATATATTTAGTTTGGGAATCCATGGTGGCATCAAAGAAGAACTCGACTGTTTAATCTTTCACCTTATCAAAACATGCTGATATGAGGGAAGATGAGTGGGGGGAGAGAAGTAAAAGTAAGAAAGATTAACGAAATGCAGACTGGTTCGAGTAGGATTTGCTTACGGTTATGTTTTGTGGATATGCCCCAGTAAGCTCTCGAAACCGACAAACGCTGAAGAGAAGATTTTCGAAGCTATCTCTTGCATGCTCCTCTGTTAATGCCCTCCACTTCACACTTTCTTCCTTCCCTGAAAAACAATCGAATATAATAACAATGACACTTGGATAATTAAAAGCAAACTCAAAATAAGTTCTCACTAGTGCGCTACAATGGTTGCATATTTGGATTTAAAGGTCAAACTAACTGGAACTAAAGCTAGaaattgataaatttgatgttgTGTATGAACCAGGAATATATTCGTAGAAACTAGGCAAACAATCAGTGCAATGCAATCATTATAAATTGTTCATGTTTAAATTTCATTCTTCAAATCAATGGGAACATTCAAGTATAAATAAGGAATGTAAGGACAGCATGGAGGACTGAATAAAGTGAACATACCAAACCATCCTTTCGAGTCAGCAACTGTCCAATAACTCTGCGCCTCACTTCGAGGACCGGCAGCCTTCCGAGTCTCTCCACCACTAAACAGAAGCAAAGCCGCATCATCTTGTGCGGTGCTTTCGACTCCTTCCTTTATATGAGTCAAAAAGGTAGCAGCTTGGCCTGGATTCTTCTGATACGGCTCCAAAAACCAAGAATCCTCCTTGTCGACTTTCTCACAAGTACTGCTTGTATAAACTGAATGCCCAGCAACCATTACAAGATTCTGAAGCTTGGCATAGGGATAGTAATTACTGAACCCCTCATCAAGTTTCCTATAATTTCTCAGCATCCTATAATGGTGCTCATATAGAGATAAACCTATGAGGATTGTGACCCCAAATGCCAAGGAAACAAAGAAAACAAGGAGCGGATGTAACTTGTAATAGTAGTGAAGCCTGTTAGCCAAGGATTTGATCATTCTAACAGGGTAAAACGATGAAACTTTAGACCTTCTGGTTCTTTTGATATTACCTGATTCAATATCAAAGTCACCCCTTGGATAGGCATTGAAGGACTTAGGGCTATTTGACCCAAATGGATAGTTATTCATGATAACAGAAATCCCGCTGAAAAGCTTCGCGATTTAAACAAAGCATACCCAGACAGGCAATTCAACAGATATCGACTAAAGATCAAGAATTTGGAGATTCAATTCAACAAATCCAAAACATAAACTAGTGGAAAAGGAAAGATCTTGATCATTGAGTTGAACTTCTCGTTTGCAGCTTAGGAAAATAGAAATGAATTTTAAGGCAGATAAACAAAATGGGGTTTTGATTTACATGAAAAACAAGATCAAAGCAGAGGAAGAAAGGGTAAATCACCGAAAGCCTGGCAGGATAGAAATTCAGATCCAAGATTTCAGAGAGTttgtttattaaaaaaaaaaatcagagatGATGGCTTAGGGAAGAAGACTAACAACAGGGACTGAATTCTTGGGTTTTGCCCATTTGAAGCCCAACGAAGGAagttccatttgtttctaaaggTTGCTTGCTTATCGATGGGAAAAGAAAATACTTACGATACAAGCCCATGTTTTAAAAGTCAAATCAAATTTTGTATATGATAACTCGTTATAAATAATTGTATTCCTAATGTATGGTTATTTGagggtattttattttttatttttaacatcatatatatatatatttttaatgttattattaattaatttcaaatcttacatttttattgtttattatatgttatattcaAATGTACACATATATTTCAAATATATCATGTCCACATGCAGTGGCAAAGTTAAGGGGTTGGTAAGGCCTTAACCCCtaaaatgaatttattttttcatttaaactctttataatttataaaattttaaattagtaataataaaattatactttgcccttctaatatgataaaaatttaatttaatcttataaaaattagaaaaatgtaggttattaaaatagttaaattacattttactatcataaaatatataatttaagctTCGTCCTTGTCCACACACATATGTATGTGATAGGAATACTACTACTAATAATAAATTGGTGAAAGATAGACTTAtacaataaatatatttataaaaaaatatatatatataaaaagagattttaattaaaatggtAAAGTAGAAATGTTAAAAGTCATAGTGTCACAAGTTTAAATCCCATTATGTGTATGCATTTGTTTTTTTACATAAAAGATAAAAACATACAAAAAAACACCTTCAAGATTATGCAATTCAATTTGTCAAGCAGTGGTATTTTAGTCATTATCTAATTGAGTTGATACTTAATTGACTCGTAACACCAACTTAGTTAGGAACATAATATACACACTTGTTGTTCCACGAGTTACATCTCTCAAATACAAAATTGTTGATGAGTTAGCATATATTGCACCCTGCTAAAACATCTTATTAAGAGAGTGTGTTGATGTTACAAATAAAGGGAAGTGCGTTGATGGTATTACTAAGAGAGTTTTTCTTATTCATGTTTATTGTTACTATTTGTTTTGTTTATTGTTGATATTGCCTACATGTTATGTTTTTGTGTTGATAAAATTTCATCTTATTAAGATATTTTTTCGATTGTATTTGTCTGAAGTTATTTTGAACTTTTGTCCAAAAAAAGAGGGAGAGTTGGAACTTGTTGTTCCTAATGTTTGTGTTGCATTTGTTGCTTAAAGAATTGACTACATGgtttttgataaaaaaatgtCAAAGAGGGAGATTGTTAACCGAAGTATTTGAAGAGGCTATCTATGTTTCAAGGAAAGTGTCCACTTTCTCTATTATTGCACTAGGCACATAGCTTGCCTTATTTGTAGACATGTTTGACTAAAATATTTTGATGATTTCTTTGCATCTTTTTTAGAATCTTGATTATTTTTCAAGGAATATTCTTATATGGTCTACTTTCCTCATATATTGAGATGTGCAGTTCATAAAGATATGAgttaattttatgattatttgtataAGGACAATTGATTTGATGAAATTTAGTAGATTAAGATAGGTTAAAGGTTATCTTGCTTTAAATATAGAAGGTCTGTTTAACCTTAATTGAGGTTCTATTATTAAGACAGTGTGTTTTTTAAGTGACCATCAATATGTCAAGAGAAGTAGTCACTTCCGCTAACACTTCAAAGGGCAATATAACTTGCCTTATTTGGAGTCAgaaatttttttaatcaaatcaattcgACAATAACTTTTTCAGGTTAAAAGACCACTTTTAAATTATTGTAACTTTACGTGACGTATGATATTGATGAAAATCTTTGCTTTACTAGAGGGTTCAAGCGACCCCTTGATGACAATTTTGGTCTTGTAAAATATACAGTAAATGAgtgataattttttaaaagaatttcaGCTCTAGTAGATTATATTATCATGTCATTTGGAATATATAGACAACCAGCTTGATGGCATTCAGATATCTTGCTTTATGCCGTTGGGTTACCTGCATATCTTAGCAGTTGTCAATGTTCCTACTTTGGGGGAAAAATGATGAAGAGAACAGTTAGTCAGTCCGGTTATAAAGTTCCATTGTTCCTCTTCTGTTCCTACAGGACAACCGTCGCACTGCCTCGCGATAGTTGTCTTCTGAGACTTATCAGGGCCTTCAGTTTCATTCGTTTATATGCATCAAAGAACTAAAAAAAGCAATACTAAGGAGTTCATATCAGATTAATGAAGTAGCAGTTTGAGGCTTACTTTTGCTACAAATTATCCGGATTCAGACCTATACAAATGGCTGTTAAGAAGCAAATACCATTGAAACTAAAGCACATAAACTATGAAGGTGAACTAATGAGAGGTTCAGATGATCTAGAGAAACTAGAACATTGAACTGTAGCTTTGGGGTTGTTTGTTATTCTTGTACAAAGAAGATTTGGTTTCTCAGAATCATCATTCTCGTTCCTGATCTCTTTCAACATTGCTGTTACATCTTTCATGGTGGGTCGTTCTTCGGGACACGGATTGACACATAAGAAAGCCACCCCCAGCACTTGAAGCATCTCTTGGATTTGTGTGCTTGATCTTATGAGGAGCATCTGGTCAATAATTGTTGTGTAATCTTTCCTCTTTTCACGAACTTCAGTGTTGATCCAAGTTATAATGTGGACGCCGTCTGGAATACTGTTGTCTGTTGGTTCCATGCCTGTTAAAACTTCAAGGAGAACTACACCAAAGCTGTATACATCACTTTTCTCTGTGATCCTCATGTTGTATCCATACTCTGCAAATTGTCATAATAGTGTCAGGGATAAGATAGCTGCTACGTTGAAGTAATGAAGTGATCCTGTCTGGTAACTGTATTCAACAGATATAGGAAGGAACAGGAAGCATATCTCTAAGTATCTAAAAATCTTAGAACTTGTTGAAGAAAAAACAGGTTTAGAACATGAAAGGCCGAAGTTGGGAAAAACTTTCATATAATTTAACAGACTGAAATATTTGTACTCACCTGGAGCAATATATCCATAAGAACCTGCAATAATGTTGGAGGCTCTTGGACTCTCTGAAACATCAATCAGCTTCGCCAGACCAAAGTCTGCCAAGAAAGCTTCAAACTGTGGACCAACTAAGATGTTGTTGGATTTGATATCACGATGAACTATCGGTGGAATACAGTCATGGTGAAGATAAGCTAAACCTTGAGCTGCTCCAAGTATGATCTTATATCTTGCATCCCAGTCCAAGAACATGTTCTTCTCATGTAGCAATCCAGCTAAGCTCCCATTACTGATGTAATCAAACAACAGTAGTCTGGTTTTTCCATTGTCACAACATCCCAGTAGCCTCACTATATTTTTATGCCTTATGGATCCAAGGGTCTGAACTTCTGCAGAAAACAAATCCCTCTCCGGAAACTCACCGTTCTTGATTGGCCATAGTTTCTTCACTGCAACCACCTGCTTTGTGGTTGTCTCAACACGATAAACCACACCAGAACAACCCTTTCCAATGATGTTTGAATCAGACAGACTCGTCATTATGTCATTCACAGAGAAGTTTAGCTTTTGGAAGGGGGTAAAATGCCAGTCCAAGAAATCATCTTCATGTTTGGCTCCATGAACTCTGATAAATAAATACACGGCAACAATGACTACTAAAATGGTTACAGTTACACTGAAAAGAGTGCGCATGATAAGATTTCGGGTTGATCTTTTCGAATGGGGACTTCCACTCCATCCGCACTCGGTTTGGTTAATGCAGAGCTCTTGATTGCCAGAAAATGCAGTGCTGGGGAGATTGTGGAATAACTTAGTATCAGGAAGGATACCTGAAAAGTTATTGAATGAGACATCCAATGAAACAAGATTGTCAAGGCCACCTAAGACCATAAGGCTCCCAGTTAGCATGTTGTGAGAAAGGTCTAAGTTGGCCAGTTTTGAGAGATTTGAAAAGCTTTCTGGAATAGGTCCAGTTAAAGCATTCCAACTCAAGTTCAAGAGTATATCGAGTCCTTGGAGATGACTGATCTCTTCCGGGATCCAACCGGCAATCTTGTTTCTGCTTATATCCAACAACTGTAAATCCTTACAGTTTCCCAGCGACTTAGGGATGAAACCTGTTATGGAGTTTCCACTGATTACCATCTTGTTTAACGATGTCAGCTTGCCTAAGTTGTGAGGGATGGTGCCT encodes:
- the LOC108474622 gene encoding uncharacterized protein C57A10.07 — its product is MNNYPFGSNSPKSFNAYPRGDFDIESGNIKRTRRSKVSSFYPVRMIKSLANRLHYYYKLHPLLVFFVSLAFGVTILIGLSLYEHHYRMLRNYRKLDEGFSNYYPYAKLQNLVMVAGHSVYTSSTCEKVDKEDSWFLEPYQKNPGQAATFLTHIKEGVESTAQDDAALLLFSGGETRKAAGPRSEAQSYWTVADSKGWFGKEESVKWRALTEEHARDSFENLLFSVCRFRELTGAYPQNITVVSYDFKEERFANLHRSAIDFPESQFFYRGTPASLTAKEAALKGEALVRTQFQHDPFGCIGLLKKKKVGRDPFHRSIPYPNGCPEIEGLFRYCGTAPYQGSLPWAYQN
- the LOC108476310 gene encoding LRR receptor-like serine/threonine-protein kinase RGI2, which codes for MSSNGIGIILLFLNFVSSISGLNHEGLSLLSWLSTFNSSSAAAFFSSWNPSHSNPCTWDYIKCNHGGFVTEITISNINLHTTFPTQIVSFQHLTALVLSRGNLTGEIPPSIGNLSSLVTLNLSFNAFSGNIPAQIGMLSDLQSLSLNTNSLHGGIPREIGNCSKLQLLELFDNHLSGKIPTEIGQLVALEIFRAGGNSGIEGEIPTQISNCKRLAFLGLADTGISGKIPTSLGELKNLKTLSIYTSKLNGQIPPEIGNSSALEDLFLYGNQLSGEIPEEVGSLKNLKRVLLWQNQLSGRIPNSLGNCSSLVIIDISLNYLSGEVPSSLANLVALEELLLSGNNLSGEIPPFIGNFSSLKQLELDNNRFSGEIPATIGQMKELSQFFAWQNQLRGSIPTELANCEKLQHLDISHNFLTGSIPSSLFNLKNLTQLLLLSNRLSGEIPQTLGNCTSLTRLRMGSNNFSGHIPSAIGLLHSLSYLELSENQFTGEIPPDIGNCSHLEMVDLRANKLQGTIPASFEFLSDLNILDLSMNSIIGTIPHNLGKLTSLNKMVISGNSITGFIPKSLGNCKDLQLLDISRNKIAGWIPEEISHLQGLDILLNLSWNALTGPIPESFSNLSKLANLDLSHNMLTGSLMVLGGLDNLVSLDVSFNNFSGILPDTKLFHNLPSTAFSGNQELCINQTECGWSGSPHSKRSTRNLIMRTLFSVTVTILVVIVAVYLFIRVHGAKHEDDFLDWHFTPFQKLNFSVNDIMTSLSDSNIIGKGCSGVVYRVETTTKQVVAVKKLWPIKNGEFPERDLFSAEVQTLGSIRHKNIVRLLGCCDNGKTRLLLFDYISNGSLAGLLHEKNMFLDWDARYKIILGAAQGLAYLHHDCIPPIVHRDIKSNNILVGPQFEAFLADFGLAKLIDVSESPRASNIIAGSYGYIAPEYGYNMRITEKSDVYSFGVVLLEVLTGMEPTDNSIPDGVHIITWINTEVREKRKDYTTIIDQMLLIRSSTQIQEMLQVLGVAFLCVNPCPEERPTMKDVTAMLKEIRNENDDSEKPNLLCTRITNNPKATVQCSSFSRSSEPLISSPS